The Solea senegalensis isolate Sse05_10M linkage group LG4, IFAPA_SoseM_1, whole genome shotgun sequence genome includes a region encoding these proteins:
- the LOC122768254 gene encoding protein disulfide isomerase Creld1 has product MIFLEPTGVRMLHRNVLQATWLCCLVAARVHSCPSSCSQCSGPEKNQCEECRAGWILHTNTCVDVDECGTELGTCSPNSYCFNTEGSFECRDCDSACVGCMGSGPARCRRCVSGYRLTGSKCLDIDECSDRVLACHGLDEICVNTDGSFRCDCAHGLLRKDGVCVKKRLSSVQEKGLFEDIQDDEMEVLQQMFFGVVLCALATLAANGDLVYTSVFMGAMAAMAGYWFSDRGDRLLYGFFKGH; this is encoded by the exons ATGATTTTCCTGGAGCCGACGGGCGTACGGATGCTTCACAGGAACGTGCTGCAGGCTACGTGGCTGTGTTGTCTCGTGGCCGCTCGGGTGCACTCTTGTCCCAGCAGCTGCAGTCAGTGTTCAGGCCCAGAAAAGAACCAGTGTGAGGAATGCAGAGCAGGATGGATCCTCCACACTAACACCTGCGTAG ACGTTGATGAGTGTGGAACCGAGCTGGGGACGTGTTCTCCCAACAGCTACTGCTTCAACACAGAGGGGTCCTTTGAGTGCAGAG ACTGCGATTCAGCCTGTGTGGGCTGTATGGGCAGTGGACCAGCACGCTGCAGAAGATGCGTGTCTGGGTACAGACTGACAGGCTCCAAGTGTTTGG ATATTGATGAATGCAGTGACCGGGTACTCGCCTGCCACGGTCTGGATGAGATCTGCGTCAACACGGACGGCTCTTTCCGCTGCGACTGTGCTCACGGATTACTCCGCAAGGACGgtgtttgtgtgaagaagcGACTTTCCA GCGTCCAGGAGAAAGGTCTGTTTGAGGACATCCAAGACGACGAGATGGAGGTGCTGCAGCAGATGTTCTTCGGGGTTGTGCTTTGCGCTCTGGCCACGCTGGCTGCTAACGGAGACTTGGTCTACACGTCTGTTTTCATGGGAGCAATGGCAGCCATGGCAGGCTACTGGTTTTCTGACCGGGGAGACCGTTTGTTATACGGTTTCTTTAAAGGACACTGA